CGTGCTGCCGGGCTTCTGGACCAGCAAGGTCAACGCCACGCCGTCCTCGCCCAACCCGTCCAACACGGTGACCACGCCGGAGCAGCTGGACAGCATCGAGGCCAAGTTCCAGCTGAGCTTCAAGACCAAGGTTGCCGAGGACCTGTTCGGCGACAACGGCGACGTCTGGGTCGGCTACACCCAGAGCTCGCGCTGGCAGGCCTACAGCTCCGAGACCTCGCGCCCGTTCCGCGAGACCAACTACGAACCAGAAGTGATGCTGGTGTTCCGCAACAACTACAGCCTGTTCGGCTGGAAGGGGCGGATGGCCGGGATCAGCCTCAACCACCAGTCCAACGGCCGCAGCGATCCGTTCTCGCGCAGCTGGAACCGGGTGATCCTCAACGTCGGCCTGGACCGCGACAACTGGGCGCTGATGCTGCGCCCCTGGCACCGGATCGAGGAGAGCCGCGGCGACGACAACAACCCGGACATCGAGGACTACATCGGCCGCGGCGACGCGCTGCTGGTGTACAACCGCAACGGCCACGAGCTGAGCCTGACCGCGCGCCACTCGCTGCGTGGCGGCGACCGTGCCCACGGCTCGCTGCAGTTCGACTGGGGATTCCCGATCAACAACCTCCTGCGCGGCCACGTGCAGGTCTTCGATGGCTATGGCGAAAGCATGATCGACTACAACCACAAGGCCACCTACATCGGCATCGGCTTCGCCCTGCTGGAATGGTTCTGATGCGTGCGACGATCTGGCACAACCCCCGCTGCTCCAAGTCCCGCGCCGTGCTCGAGCTGCTGCGCGCGCAGGGCATCGAGCCGGTGATGTTCAACTACCTGGCGCATGCGCCGGATCCGCAGACCCTGCGCCGGGTGGCGTCCGAATGCGGCGGCGCCCGCGCCCTGGTCCGCGATGGCGAGGCGATCTACGGCGAGCTGGGCCTGGACGAGGCGGACGACGAAGCGCTGCTGGAAGCGATGCACGCGCATCCGCAACTGATCAACCGTCCGGTGGTGATCACCCGCCGCGGCGCGCGCCTGTGCCGGCCGCCCGAGACGGTGATGGAACTGCTCGAATGAGCCACGCCGCTGCACGGCCACCGCTGCCCGTGGTGGCCGGGGGCAGGCTCAGGTCCAGTCGCTGATGCCTTCGCGGCGGTAGACCTCGGCAAAACTGGGCAGCGCTTTCATCCGCCTCGCGTAATCCTGCAGCACCGGCCAGCTGTCGGTCGGCCTGGGCATGTTGCGCGACCAGCGCATCAGCATGGTCAGCACGAAATCCACCGCCGTGCGCTGCCTGCCAAGCATGTACGGGCCATTGCCCTCCAGGTGGTGGGCCACCTGCTGCCAGGCCGCTTCAAGCGCGATGCGTGCCTGGGCCTTGGCCGCCTCCCCGTTGCCCGGGCCCGCCGGCTCGGCCGGATAGAACCAGGCGCGGTAGTGCGGCATCAGCGTGTATACGCAGAAGCACATCCAGCGGTAGTAGTCGCCGCGCGCCGGGGTGCCCGGCGCCGGTGCGAGCCCGGCCTGCGGATACAGGTCGGCAAGGTGCATGGCGATGGCCGCCGACTCGGTCAGCACCTGGCCGTCGATCACCAGGGTGGGCACGCGACCGGCGGGATTGAGGGCCAGGTACTCCGGTGACTTCTGCTCGCGCCTGTCGAAGTCCAGCTGGTGCAGCTCGTGTTCAATGCCCAGTTCGACCAGCAGCCAGTGCACCACCAGCGAGGCGGTGCTTGGGGAACCATAGAGGACGACAGGCATCGCGCGGCTCCTTGGGATGGAAGCGGCGATTATCGCCCCGCCCCGGCCGCAAAAAGCACGGGCCGGCATTGCTGCCGGCCCGTCGGTGCGAAGCGATGGAGCCTGGCTCAGGCCACGACCACCGGGATCTTGCCGATCCGGGCCTGCCACTGCTTCGGGCCGGTCCTGTGCACCGATTCGCCGGTCGAATCCACGGCGACGGTCACCGGCATGTCCTTGACCTCGAACTCGTAGATCGCCTCCATGCCCAGGTCCTCGAACGCGACCACGCGGCTGGCCTTGATCGCCTTGGACACCAGGTAGGCCGAACCGCCGACCGCCATCAGGTACACGGCCTTGTTGTCGCGGATGGCATCGATCGCCGCCTCGCCACGCTCGGCCTTGCCGACCATGCCCAGCAGGCCGGTCTGCTCCAGCATCTGCCGGGTGAACTTGTCCATGCGGGTGGCGGTGGTCGGGCCGGCCGGGCCGACGACCTCGTCGCGCACCGGATCGACCGGGCCGACGTAGTAGATGAAGCGGTTGGTGAAGTCCACCGGCAGCTTCTCGCCGCGGTTGAGCATGTCGACCATGCGCTTGTGCGCGGCGTCGCGGCCGGTCAGCAGCTTGCCGTTGAGCAGCAGGACCTCGCCCGGCTTGAAGCTGGCCACTTCCTCGCGGGTGATGCTGTCCAGGTCCACGCGGCGGGCGTTGGTCGGGTTGTAGGTCAGCTTCGGCCAGTCCTCCAGCGACGGCGGGTCGAGGGCGACCGGGCCGCTGCCGTCCAGGGTGAAGTGGGCGTGGCGGGTGGCCGCGCAGTTGGGGATCATCGCCACCGGCAGGTTGGCCGCGTGGGTCGGGTAATCCTTGATCTTGATGTCCAGCACCGTGGTCAGGCCGCCCAGGCCCTGGGCGCCGATGCCCAGCGCGTTGACCTTCTCGTACAGCTCAAGGCGCAGCTCCTCGACCCGGTTGGACGGGCCGCGGGCGACCAGTTCCTGGATGTCGATCGGCTCCATCAGCGCTTCCTTGGCCAGCAGCATCGCCTTCTCGGCGGTGCCGCCGATGCCGATGCCGAGCATGCCCGGCGGGCACCAGCCGGCGCCCATGGTCGGCACGGTCTTCATCACCCAGTCGATGATCGAGTCGGACGGGTTGAGCATGGCGAACTTGCTCTTGGCCTCCGAACCGCCGCCCTTGGCCGCGACGATCACGTCCACCTTGTTGCCCGGCACGACCTTGACGTTGACCACGGCCGGGGTGTTGTCGCGGGTGTTGAGGCGCTTGCCGGCCGGATCGGCCAGCACCGAGGCGCGCAGCTTGTTGTCCGGGTGGTTGTAGGCGCGGCGCACGCCCTCGTTGACCATGTCCTCCACGCCCATGGTCGCGTCGTCCCAGCGCACGTGCATGCCGATCTCGAGGAACACGGTGACGATGCCGGTGTCCTGGCAGATCGGACGGTGGCCCTCGGCGCACATGCGCGAGTTGATCAGGATCTGCGCCATCGCGTCCTTGGCCGCGGGCGATTCCTCGCGCTCGTACGCGGCGGCGAGGTTCCGGATGTAGTCGACCGGGTGGTAGTAGCTGATGTACTGCAGCGCGTCGGCGACCGACTGGATCAGGTCCTCCTGGCGGATGGACACCGGGGTGCTGGACGGGCTGGACGAGGCGGAAGCGGTCACGGCTGGCTCATTGGCAGGCGGAAAACCCGCCCATTTTAGGCCAAAGTGGGCCTGCGACCGGGCCCCCTGTCACACCGGCACACGCTGTTCCGTCCTGGGACCAATGCAACCTGTTGATCATTTCCATCGACATCAGCACCGCCTGCTGGCCCTGGCCTACCGGCTGCTGGGCACGCGCGCGGACGCCGAGGACGTGGTCCAGGACACCTGGCTGCGCTGGCACCGGGCCGACCAGGCCGCAATCGCCGATCCGGAAGCCTGGCTGG
This genomic interval from Pseudoxanthomonas suwonensis 11-1 contains the following:
- a CDS encoding phospholipase A; amino-acid sequence: MNRKSPLAAALGAVLACAPPVLAAQEITARPATADACLAISSNAQRLACYDAALGYATPSPQEADLAADAAERAVAVVEEAVDAGEADARQAELFKRDLDPQARATIANAGRGSLLDSRWELAKDSKLGIFQLRAYKPVYVLPGFWTSKVNATPSSPNPSNTVTTPEQLDSIEAKFQLSFKTKVAEDLFGDNGDVWVGYTQSSRWQAYSSETSRPFRETNYEPEVMLVFRNNYSLFGWKGRMAGISLNHQSNGRSDPFSRSWNRVILNVGLDRDNWALMLRPWHRIEESRGDDNNPDIEDYIGRGDALLVYNRNGHELSLTARHSLRGGDRAHGSLQFDWGFPINNLLRGHVQVFDGYGESMIDYNHKATYIGIGFALLEWF
- the arsC gene encoding arsenate reductase (glutaredoxin) (This arsenate reductase requires both glutathione and glutaredoxin to convert arsenate to arsenite, after which the efflux transporter formed by ArsA and ArsB can extrude the arsenite from the cell, providing resistance.); amino-acid sequence: MRATIWHNPRCSKSRAVLELLRAQGIEPVMFNYLAHAPDPQTLRRVASECGGARALVRDGEAIYGELGLDEADDEALLEAMHAHPQLINRPVVITRRGARLCRPPETVMELLE
- a CDS encoding glutathione S-transferase family protein — protein: MPVVLYGSPSTASLVVHWLLVELGIEHELHQLDFDRREQKSPEYLALNPAGRVPTLVIDGQVLTESAAIAMHLADLYPQAGLAPAPGTPARGDYYRWMCFCVYTLMPHYRAWFYPAEPAGPGNGEAAKAQARIALEAAWQQVAHHLEGNGPYMLGRQRTAVDFVLTMLMRWSRNMPRPTDSWPVLQDYARRMKALPSFAEVYRREGISDWT
- a CDS encoding fumarate hydratase — encoded protein: MSIRQEDLIQSVADALQYISYYHPVDYIRNLAAAYEREESPAAKDAMAQILINSRMCAEGHRPICQDTGIVTVFLEIGMHVRWDDATMGVEDMVNEGVRRAYNHPDNKLRASVLADPAGKRLNTRDNTPAVVNVKVVPGNKVDVIVAAKGGGSEAKSKFAMLNPSDSIIDWVMKTVPTMGAGWCPPGMLGIGIGGTAEKAMLLAKEALMEPIDIQELVARGPSNRVEELRLELYEKVNALGIGAQGLGGLTTVLDIKIKDYPTHAANLPVAMIPNCAATRHAHFTLDGSGPVALDPPSLEDWPKLTYNPTNARRVDLDSITREEVASFKPGEVLLLNGKLLTGRDAAHKRMVDMLNRGEKLPVDFTNRFIYYVGPVDPVRDEVVGPAGPTTATRMDKFTRQMLEQTGLLGMVGKAERGEAAIDAIRDNKAVYLMAVGGSAYLVSKAIKASRVVAFEDLGMEAIYEFEVKDMPVTVAVDSTGESVHRTGPKQWQARIGKIPVVVA